A window from Aeromonas rivipollensis encodes these proteins:
- a CDS encoding gamma-glutamyl-gamma-aminobutyrate hydrolase family protein, translating to MPNPSSHSKPVVLMTMGAQARSGHAYQVMTHKYITPLVEISGCVPLLVPTCCGTADLEQYLDLVDGVYLSGAGSNIDPALYGQENLTPEKAQDRDRDLFDIALVRAALDRGLPLLGICRGMQEINVALGGDIHQKVYCEPGYADHREDADDPVEEQYGHSHQVSLVPGSWFAELMGGAQIPVNSLHGQGIKTLAKGLAPLAHAEDGLIEAIHAPALSPFLLAVQWHPEWKAKENPHSIKLFSAFGDACRQYRQRAG from the coding sequence ATGCCCAACCCCAGTTCCCACTCCAAACCCGTCGTGCTGATGACCATGGGGGCCCAGGCCCGCAGCGGCCACGCCTACCAGGTAATGACCCACAAATACATCACCCCCCTGGTGGAGATCAGCGGCTGCGTGCCCCTGCTGGTTCCCACCTGCTGCGGGACAGCTGATCTGGAACAGTATCTGGATCTCGTCGATGGGGTCTACCTGAGCGGGGCCGGATCCAACATAGATCCCGCCCTCTACGGCCAGGAGAACCTGACCCCGGAGAAGGCCCAGGACAGGGACAGGGATCTGTTCGACATAGCACTGGTGCGCGCCGCCCTCGATCGGGGACTGCCCCTGCTCGGCATCTGCCGCGGCATGCAGGAGATCAACGTGGCGCTGGGCGGGGACATTCATCAGAAGGTCTATTGCGAGCCCGGCTATGCGGATCACAGGGAGGATGCGGACGATCCGGTGGAGGAGCAGTATGGCCACAGCCACCAGGTGAGCCTGGTGCCCGGCAGCTGGTTTGCCGAGCTGATGGGGGGGGCGCAGATCCCGGTCAACTCCCTGCATGGCCAGGGGATCAAGACGCTGGCCAAGGGGCTGGCCCCCCTGGCCCATGCCGAAGACGGGCTGATCGAGGCGATCCACGCCCCCGCACTCTCCCCCTTCCTGCTGGCGGTGCAGTGGCACCCTGAGTGGAAGGCGAAAGAGAACCCCCACTCCATCAAGTTGTTTAGCGCCTTCGGCGACGCCTGTCGCCAGTATCGGCAGCGGGCGGGCTAG
- a CDS encoding competence/damage-inducible protein A has product MRIEIISTGDEIVTGLVVDTNAAWLSALLLEQGWQVRRRLTVGDNLADLKAALQESASRAEVVLVCGGLGPTADDLTAQAAAEAFGQPLTLFPDWLATMTERYASRGRTMAQSNSKQAWLPRGCEILDNPVGTACGFVVSHPASHGQSRLFFTPGVPFEFKLMVREQILPRLKALAGEETDTELRRFYTFGISESALSDKLDGAPWPAGIELGYRSSMPLIELKLIGHGASAADMEAAEARLLGEISPWLVGRGNEEPAQQILALLGGRPLWLQEGESRGTLLAMCHPHPGLEASFSHSLPSELDQLTGGGREPSLTIGSAGPGGVPLLLCADGRRIGQRVKLSHPDPESGRRILAFAALDMLRRHLLGLPVLADYLTLTRTASRID; this is encoded by the coding sequence ATGCGAATCGAGATCATCAGCACGGGGGACGAGATAGTGACCGGCCTGGTGGTGGACACCAACGCCGCCTGGCTCAGCGCCCTGCTGCTGGAACAGGGCTGGCAGGTGCGCCGCCGCCTCACAGTGGGGGACAACCTCGCCGATCTGAAGGCCGCCTTGCAGGAGAGTGCCAGCCGGGCCGAGGTGGTGCTGGTGTGCGGGGGCCTGGGCCCCACCGCGGATGATCTCACCGCCCAGGCGGCGGCCGAGGCCTTCGGTCAACCCCTGACCCTCTTCCCCGACTGGCTCGCCACCATGACCGAACGCTACGCCAGCCGGGGCCGCACCATGGCCCAGAGCAACAGCAAGCAGGCCTGGCTGCCCCGGGGCTGCGAGATCCTCGACAACCCGGTCGGCACCGCCTGCGGCTTCGTGGTCAGCCACCCGGCCAGCCACGGCCAGAGCCGGCTCTTCTTCACCCCGGGCGTGCCGTTCGAGTTCAAGCTGATGGTGCGCGAGCAAATCCTGCCGCGCCTCAAGGCGCTGGCGGGGGAAGAGACGGACACCGAGCTGCGCCGCTTCTATACCTTCGGCATCTCGGAGTCCGCCCTCTCGGACAAGCTGGATGGGGCGCCCTGGCCTGCGGGCATCGAACTCGGCTACCGCTCCTCCATGCCCCTCATCGAGCTGAAACTCATCGGCCATGGCGCCAGCGCCGCCGACATGGAGGCCGCCGAGGCGCGCCTGCTCGGGGAGATAAGTCCCTGGCTGGTGGGACGGGGGAACGAGGAGCCGGCGCAGCAGATCCTGGCCCTGCTGGGGGGGCGGCCGCTGTGGCTGCAGGAAGGGGAGAGTCGGGGCACCCTGCTGGCCATGTGCCACCCCCATCCGGGGCTGGAGGCCAGCTTCAGCCACAGCCTCCCGAGCGAGCTCGACCAACTGACGGGGGGCGGACGGGAACCCAGCCTTACCATAGGCAGTGCGGGCCCAGGCGGCGTGCCGCTGCTGCTGTGCGCAGACGGGCGCCGAATCGGCCAGAGGGTGAAGCTAAGTCACCCGGATCCCGAGAGCGGCCGCCGGATCCTCGCCTTCGCCGCCCTCGACATGCTGCGCCGCCACCTGCTCGGGCTGCCGGTACTCGCCGACTACCTCACCCTGACCAGAACCGCCAGCCGCATCGACTGA
- a CDS encoding FapA family protein, with protein MLSKAWFQLSADMTYVCLRITPGLTEPVQEQHVLALLRLSNCRRYQPLDEGIRQAVALLNTLLTQPDAPSHPPVPIAQRQDARLLVLVDKEQMSASAQITADWGGSPLTLAQLQEAVAASPIKQGVSERLLAAAIKAASEAAPGARLNPVIALGKAARHGLDTRLERLVETAAERILKPQEVDHGKVDMRDLGTLLTVKEGAPLMRRHPATQGIDGFTVTGQVLPARSGKESAMTAGEGTCFSPEDPDLLLATRAGLPCQERAGMRVDEVLSVKQVDIRHGHVMFEGSLLVTGDVMPGMRIKTSGDVVIGGFVEGGYIESGGTITVRNGIIGRKLEGDQYLCHLNAGGEIHASYAQYARLEADGDIHIQSQLSHSYCRSGQDIRVGDSAMRKGHLIGGINIANRLIIAPVLGASAANRTRLQILGGYFSHKEQEQALRQRKQACREQLDKLQDLILRLLQQPSDKRNPETLKKIKALRTRQLDESQSLDEQLAEVQLELQTLMANMDIIATQRLFPGVEVEMAHHHNRVDIEHGPIHFAIREDQLQLTPYEGQR; from the coding sequence GTGTTAAGCAAAGCGTGGTTTCAGCTGTCGGCAGACATGACCTATGTCTGTCTGCGCATTACCCCGGGTCTCACCGAGCCCGTCCAGGAGCAACATGTCCTGGCCCTGCTGCGGCTCTCCAACTGCCGACGCTATCAGCCCCTCGACGAGGGGATCCGGCAGGCCGTTGCCCTGCTCAACACTCTGCTGACCCAGCCGGACGCCCCCTCCCACCCTCCCGTGCCCATAGCCCAGCGGCAGGATGCCCGGCTCCTCGTCCTGGTCGACAAGGAGCAGATGAGCGCCAGCGCCCAGATCACCGCCGACTGGGGCGGCAGCCCCCTGACCCTGGCGCAGTTGCAGGAGGCCGTGGCGGCGAGCCCAATCAAGCAGGGGGTGAGCGAGCGGCTGCTGGCCGCCGCCATCAAGGCCGCCAGCGAGGCGGCCCCCGGCGCCCGGCTCAACCCCGTCATCGCCCTGGGTAAGGCGGCCAGACACGGCCTGGATACCCGCCTGGAGCGGCTGGTGGAGACGGCGGCGGAGCGGATCCTCAAGCCCCAGGAGGTGGACCACGGCAAGGTGGACATGCGCGATCTCGGCACCCTGCTCACCGTCAAGGAGGGCGCCCCCCTGATGCGGCGCCACCCCGCCACCCAGGGCATAGACGGCTTCACGGTGACGGGTCAGGTGCTGCCGGCCCGTTCCGGCAAGGAGAGCGCCATGACGGCGGGAGAAGGAACCTGTTTCTCCCCCGAGGATCCGGATCTGCTGCTGGCGACCCGTGCCGGGCTGCCTTGCCAGGAACGGGCCGGCATGAGGGTGGATGAGGTGCTGAGCGTCAAGCAGGTCGACATCCGCCACGGTCACGTCATGTTTGAGGGCTCCCTGCTGGTCACCGGGGATGTCATGCCCGGCATGAGGATCAAGACCAGCGGTGATGTGGTGATAGGGGGCTTCGTCGAGGGGGGCTATATCGAATCCGGCGGCACCATCACGGTGCGCAACGGCATCATAGGACGCAAGCTGGAGGGGGACCAGTACCTCTGCCACCTCAACGCCGGGGGCGAGATCCACGCCAGCTATGCCCAGTACGCCAGGCTGGAGGCCGATGGCGACATCCATATCCAGAGCCAGCTCAGCCACAGCTATTGCCGCAGCGGCCAGGACATCAGGGTCGGGGACAGCGCCATGCGCAAGGGCCACCTCATCGGCGGCATCAACATCGCCAACCGGCTCATAATAGCGCCTGTGCTCGGGGCCTCGGCGGCGAACCGGACCCGGCTGCAGATCCTCGGTGGCTACTTCAGCCACAAGGAGCAGGAGCAGGCCCTGCGTCAACGCAAGCAGGCCTGCCGGGAGCAGCTCGACAAGCTGCAGGATCTCATCCTGCGGCTGCTGCAACAGCCCAGCGACAAGCGCAATCCCGAGACCCTGAAGAAGATCAAGGCGCTGCGCACCCGTCAGCTGGACGAGAGCCAGTCCCTTGACGAGCAGCTTGCCGAGGTGCAGCTCGAGCTGCAGACCCTGATGGCCAACATGGACATCATCGCCACCCAGCGTCTCTTCCCCGGCGTCGAGGTGGAGATGGCCCATCACCACAACAGGGTCGACATAGAACACGGCCCCATCCACTTCGCCATCCGGGAAGATCAACTGCAACTGACCCCTTACGAGGGCCAGCGCTGA
- a CDS encoding Lrp/AsnC family transcriptional regulator, translating into MRNLDQLDLDILAHLFRDAGMTNKDLAALVGVAPSTCLERVRKLQQDGVLKGAHCEVDYQALGGHIQAMVSLQLARHSRQIIDAFRDAILALPEVISLFHMGGKDDFLVHLCVADTEHLRNFVFDHFTSREEVVHLETSLVFEHRFSRSLPCFTPP; encoded by the coding sequence ATGAGAAACCTGGATCAACTGGACTTGGACATCCTGGCCCATCTGTTTCGCGATGCGGGCATGACCAACAAGGATTTGGCGGCCCTGGTCGGGGTGGCTCCCTCCACCTGCCTGGAGCGGGTGCGCAAGCTGCAACAGGACGGGGTGCTGAAGGGCGCTCACTGCGAGGTGGATTATCAGGCCCTGGGCGGCCATATCCAGGCCATGGTCTCCCTGCAGCTGGCGCGCCACAGCCGGCAGATCATTGATGCGTTTCGCGATGCCATACTGGCGTTGCCCGAGGTGATCAGCCTGTTTCACATGGGTGGCAAGGATGATTTCCTGGTGCACCTCTGCGTCGCCGACACCGAGCACCTGCGCAATTTCGTGTTCGATCACTTCACCTCCCGGGAAGAGGTGGTGCACCTCGAGACCTCCCTGGTGTTCGAGCACAGGTTCAGCCGCTCCCTGCCCTGCTTCACCCCCCCCTGA
- a CDS encoding HD-GYP domain-containing protein, translating to MTGIKISVDRLQVGNYVSLPLGWREHPFLFSSFKLKSEEEIELIRRLGLKLVTIIPDKSDAPPKPLDQVQPAPDGTDDLVGRQQEMQQEKTRRIEQLQRYRRDLQQCEKHFQQSLAQVRNLMGKIQSRPLNAINEAQELINAMTEQLLSVDEMVLHLVSDSADGNSLQFHSLNVSVLSMLLARECKLPAEAIRQVGMGALFHDIGKLKIPSQILRKASPLTKPEQNLMAQHPRYGLELLSLASDFPEPAKRIVQYHHEYLDGSGPQGLRGEQLDPLTQIVSLINEYDNLCHLQAKVPYSALGNLYKQRKAQFNTDHLGMLIRLMGIYPPGSVVQLSNGQVGLVMSVNASRLLYPAVLVYDPRIPRQEAAIIDLEQAELTIAKVIHPKRLPPAVFEYLNPRTRISYYFEHNKP from the coding sequence ATGACAGGAATCAAGATCTCGGTAGATCGGCTGCAAGTCGGCAATTACGTCTCCCTGCCACTGGGATGGCGCGAGCACCCCTTCCTGTTTTCCAGCTTCAAACTCAAGAGTGAAGAGGAGATAGAGCTGATCCGTCGGCTCGGTCTCAAGCTGGTGACCATCATTCCCGACAAGAGCGACGCCCCCCCCAAGCCCCTCGATCAGGTGCAGCCCGCACCGGATGGCACTGACGATCTCGTCGGTCGCCAGCAGGAGATGCAGCAGGAGAAGACCAGGCGCATCGAGCAGTTGCAGCGCTATCGTCGGGATCTGCAGCAGTGCGAGAAACATTTCCAGCAGTCCCTGGCCCAGGTGCGCAACCTGATGGGCAAGATCCAGTCCCGCCCCCTCAACGCCATCAATGAGGCCCAGGAGCTGATCAACGCCATGACGGAGCAGCTGCTGTCGGTGGACGAGATGGTGCTGCACCTGGTCTCCGACAGCGCGGATGGCAACAGCCTCCAGTTCCATTCCCTCAACGTCAGCGTGCTCAGCATGCTGCTGGCCAGGGAGTGCAAGTTGCCGGCCGAGGCTATTCGCCAGGTCGGCATGGGGGCCCTGTTCCACGACATCGGCAAGCTAAAGATCCCGAGCCAGATCCTGCGCAAGGCAAGCCCCCTGACCAAACCGGAGCAGAACCTGATGGCCCAGCACCCGCGCTATGGCCTGGAGCTGCTGAGCCTGGCCAGTGACTTCCCGGAGCCGGCGAAGCGCATAGTGCAGTACCATCACGAATACCTGGACGGCAGCGGACCCCAGGGGCTCAGGGGGGAGCAGCTCGACCCCCTGACCCAGATAGTGTCCCTCATCAACGAGTACGACAACCTCTGCCACCTGCAGGCCAAGGTGCCCTACTCGGCCCTCGGCAACCTCTACAAGCAGCGCAAGGCCCAGTTCAACACCGACCACCTCGGCATGCTGATCCGCCTGATGGGCATCTACCCCCCCGGCAGCGTGGTGCAGCTCTCCAATGGCCAGGTCGGGCTGGTGATGTCGGTCAACGCCTCCCGCCTGCTCTACCCCGCCGTGCTGGTATACGATCCCCGCATCCCGCGCCAGGAGGCGGCCATCATAGATCTCGAGCAGGCCGAGCTGACGATTGCCAAGGTGATCCACCCCAAGCGACTGCCTCCTGCTGTGTTCGAGTACCTCAACCCTCGTACCCGGATCAGCTACTACTTCGAGCACAACAAGCCCTGA
- the yidA gene encoding sugar-phosphatase, producing the protein MYKLIALDMDGTLLNPHGQITPRTHAAIAAARAQGVTVVLTSGRPLEGMTPYLAELGLTGQDDYVICYNGALVQQVADQRILRSQLLTGSDASAIAHLASELGVNVHGFSVRQGLISPRVSTYTEHESRLIKMPINLVDFATLPADEQIMKVMMIDPEPQLSRAIAQLPAELYERYTVVRSSPYFLEFMNKRSNKGTGVAALAEHLGLTAHQVIAVGDAGNDRHMIEYAGLGVAMGNATDEIKALAQHTTARNDEDGVARVIEQFILNA; encoded by the coding sequence ATGTACAAGCTGATCGCATTGGATATGGATGGCACCCTGCTGAACCCGCACGGTCAAATAACCCCTCGCACCCATGCCGCCATCGCGGCCGCCCGCGCCCAAGGCGTTACAGTGGTGCTGACCTCGGGCCGCCCGCTGGAAGGCATGACCCCCTATCTGGCCGAACTCGGCCTCACCGGTCAGGATGACTACGTCATCTGCTACAACGGCGCCCTGGTGCAGCAGGTTGCGGATCAACGCATACTGCGCAGCCAGCTGCTGACCGGCAGTGACGCCAGCGCCATCGCCCATCTGGCCTCCGAGCTGGGGGTCAACGTCCACGGCTTCTCCGTCCGCCAGGGCCTCATCAGCCCCAGGGTCAGCACCTACACAGAGCACGAGTCACGGCTGATCAAGATGCCGATCAACCTGGTGGACTTCGCCACCCTGCCCGCCGACGAGCAGATCATGAAGGTGATGATGATAGACCCCGAGCCCCAGCTCTCCCGCGCCATCGCCCAGTTGCCCGCCGAGCTCTATGAGCGCTACACGGTGGTGCGCAGCTCCCCCTACTTCCTCGAGTTCATGAACAAGCGAAGCAACAAGGGAACCGGCGTGGCCGCCCTGGCGGAGCACCTGGGTCTCACCGCCCACCAGGTGATCGCGGTGGGCGACGCGGGCAACGACCGCCACATGATCGAATATGCCGGACTCGGGGTCGCCATGGGCAACGCCACCGACGAGATCAAGGCACTGGCCCAGCACACCACGGCCCGCAACGACGAGGACGGCGTGGCCAGGGTGATAGAGCAGTTCATCCTGAACGCCTGA
- a CDS encoding tyrosine-protein phosphatase produces the protein MLSAHPFWSLEVPRLDGQLLLTPCPGNQQVAMPLALAQLQLAGAGGVLTLMTEDELAARGAGSLGSLVRARSMAWFHLPIADDEAPDEAFEQAWPPVLPQLLSLLREGRHLAIHCHGGSGRTGLVAALLLLTLGQPQPEAMAAIRARRPGAFTLACHRHWLDTRGRRLAGAD, from the coding sequence ATGCTCAGTGCCCACCCCTTCTGGAGCCTGGAGGTCCCGCGCCTCGACGGTCAGCTGTTGCTCACCCCCTGCCCCGGCAACCAGCAGGTTGCCATGCCCCTCGCCCTGGCCCAGTTGCAGCTGGCCGGTGCCGGCGGTGTGCTCACGCTGATGACGGAGGATGAGCTGGCCGCGCGCGGCGCAGGGTCCCTCGGCTCACTGGTCAGGGCCAGGAGCATGGCCTGGTTCCACCTGCCCATAGCGGACGATGAGGCCCCCGATGAAGCCTTCGAGCAAGCCTGGCCTCCCGTGCTGCCGCAACTGCTCTCCCTGCTGCGCGAGGGCAGGCACCTGGCCATTCACTGTCACGGAGGGAGCGGCCGCACCGGGCTGGTGGCGGCTCTGCTGCTGCTGACCCTGGGTCAGCCCCAGCCGGAGGCCATGGCCGCCATCCGGGCCCGGCGGCCCGGCGCCTTTACCCTGGCCTGCCACCGTCACTGGCTCGACACCCGGGGGCGACGGCTGGCCGGAGCAGACTGA
- a CDS encoding DUF484 family protein: MSELKRQESLMDEATVLEYLARYPEFFQRHGAMLDRIRIPHEHKGTISLVERQLDRQRERIEQLEQEITELMGIASENERIFRIYADLYGELYGCQTLFELSAVMGKAFVQRLRLTGLRLWLSPKKFPLSGPEQRFLADGKQLDQLLGQRLPGTDYYFGRLNQSEKQALFGNDVLVNSVALMRLGDLGVLAFASSDPSHFSPHNDTLLLGQLGRLLQLRLPELVRG, translated from the coding sequence ATGAGCGAACTCAAACGGCAGGAATCACTGATGGACGAAGCCACAGTGCTGGAGTACCTGGCCCGTTACCCCGAGTTTTTCCAGCGCCACGGGGCCATGCTGGACAGGATCCGCATTCCCCATGAGCACAAGGGCACCATCTCCCTGGTGGAGCGTCAGCTGGACAGACAGCGCGAGCGCATCGAGCAGCTGGAGCAGGAGATCACCGAACTGATGGGGATCGCCAGCGAGAACGAGCGGATCTTCCGGATCTATGCGGATCTCTATGGCGAGCTGTATGGCTGCCAGACCCTGTTCGAGCTGAGCGCCGTGATGGGCAAGGCCTTCGTGCAGCGGCTGCGGCTGACCGGCCTGCGCCTCTGGCTCAGCCCGAAGAAATTCCCGCTGAGCGGCCCCGAGCAGCGCTTCCTTGCAGACGGCAAACAGCTCGACCAGCTGCTGGGCCAGCGGTTGCCCGGGACGGATTACTACTTCGGACGGCTCAACCAGAGCGAGAAGCAGGCGCTGTTTGGCAACGACGTGCTGGTCAACTCCGTGGCCCTGATGCGGCTCGGGGATCTCGGCGTACTGGCCTTCGCCAGCTCGGATCCCAGCCACTTCAGCCCCCACAACGACACCCTGCTGCTGGGTCAGCTGGGGCGTCTGCTGCAACTGCGTCTGCCCGAGCTGGTTCGTGGCTAA
- a CDS encoding metal-dependent hydrolase produces MTAQGHLLFSVTCALLAHKVELTPALAEGSLWHIVPMALASALLPDLDHPQSLLGRQLPWISGPLSRLFGHRGFTHSLLAVGLGIWGLAQFQAPGPLSGVMKDALIVGYLSHLLGDWLTPAGIPLLWPWRRRFRLPGLPLKSGGGYEKAFCLLTLALAGYWVHGNAGFGAF; encoded by the coding sequence ATGACCGCCCAAGGCCACCTGCTGTTTTCCGTTACCTGCGCCCTGCTTGCCCACAAGGTCGAACTCACTCCGGCCCTGGCCGAAGGCAGCCTGTGGCACATAGTACCCATGGCCCTGGCCAGCGCCCTGCTGCCGGATCTCGATCACCCCCAGTCCCTGCTCGGTCGGCAGTTGCCCTGGATCTCGGGGCCCCTCTCCCGCCTGTTTGGCCATCGCGGCTTCACCCACAGTCTGCTGGCGGTCGGCCTGGGGATATGGGGGCTGGCGCAGTTTCAGGCCCCCGGCCCTCTGTCCGGGGTGATGAAGGACGCGCTCATCGTCGGCTACCTCAGCCACCTGCTCGGGGATTGGCTCACACCGGCGGGCATTCCCCTGTTATGGCCCTGGCGCCGGCGCTTTCGGTTGCCTGGTCTGCCCCTCAAGAGCGGCGGAGGCTACGAGAAGGCCTTCTGCCTGCTGACCCTGGCACTCGCCGGGTACTGGGTGCATGGGAACGCGGGATTCGGCGCCTTCTAG
- a CDS encoding HAD-IA family hydrolase: MQFYRRWQPVAAISFDLDDTLYDNGPAIARAEQWMLSHLRSEYLATAMLDKPRWLELKRNLLLARPELGQDVSLARQHGIREAMVQGGMAASRAEQEAERVFAAFLAERSKIEVSEATHQLLARLAERYPLAVITNGNLDLVQAGLADYFTLVCKAGAGARMKPAPDMFVQVQQSLGLAPGQILHVGDHPETDVLGARLHGFKAAWLNERRLPWQSLQLLPDVELAALDELAGLLL, from the coding sequence ATGCAGTTCTACCGTCGCTGGCAGCCGGTGGCCGCCATCTCGTTTGATCTTGACGACACCCTCTATGACAACGGCCCCGCCATAGCGCGGGCCGAGCAGTGGATGCTGAGCCACCTGCGCAGCGAATACCTGGCCACCGCCATGCTGGACAAGCCGCGCTGGCTCGAGCTCAAGCGCAACCTGCTGCTGGCCCGGCCCGAGCTGGGCCAGGACGTCAGCCTGGCACGCCAGCACGGCATCCGCGAGGCCATGGTGCAGGGGGGCATGGCCGCCTCCCGGGCGGAGCAGGAGGCAGAGCGGGTGTTCGCCGCCTTTCTCGCCGAACGTTCGAAAATAGAGGTGAGCGAAGCAACCCATCAACTGCTGGCCAGACTGGCGGAGCGCTACCCTCTGGCGGTCATCACCAACGGCAACCTGGATCTGGTGCAGGCCGGCCTCGCGGACTACTTCACCCTGGTCTGCAAGGCGGGGGCCGGGGCCAGGATGAAGCCGGCGCCCGACATGTTCGTGCAGGTGCAGCAGTCCCTCGGGCTCGCCCCCGGCCAGATACTCCACGTAGGGGATCATCCCGAGACGGACGTGCTGGGGGCCAGGTTGCACGGCTTCAAGGCCGCCTGGCTCAACGAGCGCCGGCTGCCCTGGCAGTCGTTGCAGCTGCTGCCGGATGTGGAGCTCGCCGCCCTCGACGAGCTGGCCGGGCTGCTGCTCTGA
- the xerC gene encoding tyrosine recombinase XerC, translated as MAKAPLPAADPLPASLAGELTAFIEYLRVERQLSPHTRSNYQAHLEAMATELVRLGVEDWARLEASQVRSLVTRMHKAGLAPRSLATKVSALRSFCDWQVRQGRLSANPARGIVTPKQGRPLPKNLDVDEMYQLLNITDEQDPLAVRDRAIMELMYSSGLRLAELVGLNLADVKLDERQLRVTGKGSRERVLPMGRMAVEWLQKWLKVRPLLAGDEGKALFVSKRRQRLSARSVQERLDGWGNKQALNAHVHPHKLRHSFATHMLESSGDLRAVQELLGHADLSTTQIYTHLDFQHLAKVYDNAHPRAKRDPATPEDE; from the coding sequence GTGGCTAAGGCCCCCCTCCCCGCCGCCGACCCCCTGCCTGCCTCTCTGGCGGGGGAGCTCACCGCCTTTATCGAATACCTGAGGGTCGAGCGCCAGCTCAGCCCTCATACCCGCAGCAACTATCAGGCCCATCTGGAGGCCATGGCCACCGAGCTGGTCAGGCTGGGGGTCGAGGACTGGGCCCGGCTCGAGGCGAGCCAGGTGCGCAGCCTGGTGACCCGGATGCACAAGGCAGGCCTGGCCCCCCGATCGCTCGCCACCAAGGTTTCTGCCCTGCGCAGCTTCTGCGACTGGCAGGTGCGCCAGGGGCGGCTCAGCGCCAACCCGGCCCGCGGCATAGTGACCCCCAAGCAGGGGCGGCCGCTGCCCAAAAACCTCGATGTGGACGAGATGTACCAGCTGCTCAACATCACCGACGAGCAGGATCCGCTGGCGGTGCGGGATCGCGCCATCATGGAGCTGATGTACTCCTCCGGGCTGCGCCTCGCCGAGCTGGTGGGGCTCAACCTCGCGGACGTGAAGCTCGATGAACGCCAGCTCAGGGTCACCGGCAAGGGGTCGCGGGAGCGGGTGCTGCCCATGGGCAGGATGGCGGTGGAGTGGCTGCAGAAGTGGCTCAAGGTGCGGCCCTTGCTGGCGGGGGACGAGGGGAAGGCGCTGTTCGTCTCCAAGCGCCGGCAGCGGTTGTCGGCCCGCTCGGTACAGGAGCGGCTCGACGGCTGGGGCAACAAGCAGGCCCTCAATGCCCACGTTCATCCCCACAAGCTGCGCCACAGCTTCGCCACCCACATGCTGGAGTCCTCCGGCGATCTGCGGGCGGTGCAGGAGCTGCTGGGCCACGCCGATCTCTCCACCACCCAGATCTATACCCACCTCGACTTCCAGCATCTGGCCAAGGTGTATGACAACGCCCACCCCAGGGCCAAACGGGATCCCGCTACCCCGGAAGATGAGTAA
- the metA gene encoding homoserine O-acetyltransferase MetA — translation MPIKIPDQLPAAEVLGQENIFVMTESRAVTQNIRPLRVLILNLMPKKIETEIQLMRMLSNSPLQVDVDLLRIDDRESKNTPQAHLENFYHDFEQVRGNNYDGMIITGAPLGLVEFEEVVYWPRIVEIIEWSHQHVTSTLFLCWAVQAALKALYGMEKQTHGEKLSGVYRHHRLDEHEPLLRGFDDEFVAPHSRYAAFDGDLIRAHTDLQIFAESEEAGVYLAATKDCRQVFVTGHPEYDALTLDGEYRRDLAAGLTPVIPVNYYPDNDPGQTPRATWRSHGHLLFSNWLNYYVYQLTSYRLEDIGKVFTYEQPKG, via the coding sequence ATGCCGATCAAGATCCCGGACCAGTTGCCCGCCGCCGAAGTGCTGGGGCAGGAGAACATCTTCGTGATGACGGAATCCCGGGCCGTCACCCAGAACATCCGTCCGCTGCGGGTGCTCATTCTCAACCTGATGCCCAAGAAGATAGAGACCGAGATCCAGCTGATGCGGATGCTCTCCAACTCGCCCTTGCAGGTGGATGTGGATCTGCTGCGCATCGACGATCGGGAGTCGAAGAACACGCCCCAGGCGCACCTGGAGAACTTCTATCACGACTTCGAGCAGGTGCGTGGCAACAACTACGACGGCATGATCATCACGGGGGCGCCGCTCGGGCTGGTGGAGTTCGAGGAGGTGGTCTACTGGCCGCGCATCGTCGAGATCATCGAGTGGTCCCATCAGCATGTGACCTCCACCCTGTTCCTCTGCTGGGCGGTGCAGGCGGCGCTGAAGGCGCTCTACGGCATGGAGAAGCAGACCCACGGCGAGAAGCTGTCAGGGGTCTATCGCCACCATCGCCTCGATGAGCACGAGCCGCTGCTGCGTGGCTTCGATGACGAGTTCGTGGCGCCTCACTCCCGCTATGCGGCCTTCGACGGAGACCTCATCCGCGCCCACACCGATCTGCAGATCTTCGCAGAGTCGGAGGAGGCGGGCGTCTATCTGGCGGCGACCAAGGATTGCCGCCAGGTGTTCGTTACCGGCCATCCCGAATACGATGCCCTGACCCTGGACGGGGAGTACCGGCGGGATCTGGCGGCGGGCCTCACCCCGGTCATCCCGGTCAACTACTACCCGGACAACGATCCCGGCCAGACGCCGCGCGCCACCTGGCGCAGCCACGGTCACCTGCTGTTTTCCAACTGGCTCAACTACTACGTCTATCAGCTCACCAGCTATCGGCTGGAGGACATCGGCAAGGTGTTTACCTACGAGCAGCCCAAGGGCTAG